One genomic window of Medicago truncatula cultivar Jemalong A17 chromosome 1, MtrunA17r5.0-ANR, whole genome shotgun sequence includes the following:
- the LOC25482847 gene encoding uncharacterized protein encodes MAPLDFDAIKDMQNSANDLLHSSIVQQAFVNEKEEKWVNDVSESSLRILEVCGMSKDVLLFVKEHLQELQFTLRRASIGEPGIEEKITSHNCYRKKLKKETLKCLKWLRGVKSNIVTLHPPMKEQKLKLVVDVLREVRMTSISIVESLLSLISTPWLDSKHGGKRSFASKFLQNCDDDIFDAMMLQSAKKRLTGVQIAIEDLEVELECMFRRLIHTRVLLLNILTNCEV; translated from the coding sequence ATGGCTCCACTTGATTTTGATGCAATTAAAGACATGCAAAATTCTGCAAATGATTTGCTTCATTCATCAATTGTACAACAAGCATTTGTCaacgaaaaagaagaaaaatgggtTAACGATGTGTCCGAGTCATCTCTAAGGATATTAGAAGTATGTGGTATGTCCAAAGATGTTCTTTTGTTTGTAAAAGAACATCTTCAAGAGCTTCAATTTACATTGCGTAGAGCAAGCATTGGTGAGCCAGGAATTGAGGAGAAAATCACTTCACACAATTGTTATagaaaaaagttaaagaaaGAGACTTTGAAGTGTTTGAAATGGTTGAGGGGTGTGAAAAGTAATATAGTGACTTTGCACCCTCCAATGAAGGAACAAAAACTCAAATTAGTTGTTGATGTGTTAAGAGAAGTAAGGATGACAAGTATTTCAATTGTGGAATCATTGTTGTCATTGATTTCAACACCATGGTTGGATTCAAAACATGGTGGGAAAAGGTCTTTTGCATCAAAGTTTTTGCAAAATTGTGATGATGATATCTTTGATGCCATGATGCTTCAAAGTGCAAAGAAAAGGTTAACGGGGGTTCAAATAGCAATTGAAGATCTTGAAGTTGAGTTGGAGTGTATGTTTAGACGTTTAATCCATACAAGGGTTTTGCTTCTTAACATACTTACCAATTGTGAAGTTTAG
- the LOC25482848 gene encoding nicotinamidase 2, whose protein sequence is MSSSVKKSSSSSYETYEVRKRNPNPQTCALLVIDMQNYFSSMAALILANLNTTITLCRRASIPVIFTRHCHKSPSDHGMLEEWWFGDLIMDGSIEAELMTALDRKGEDMVVEKSTYSAFRNTGLEEKLKEMGVDEVIVTGVMTNLCCETTAREAFIRGFRVFFSTDATATSDLDLHEATLKNMAYGFAYFLDCHRLKHALTGE, encoded by the exons ATGTCTAGTTCTGTTAAAAAATCGAGTTCATCATCATATGAGACGTACGAGGTAAGGAAAAGAAATCCAAATCCACAAACATGTGCCCTGTTGGTGATTGATATGCAGAATTACTTCTCTTCTATGGCAGCCCTAATTCTTGCCAACCTCAACACCACTATCACTCTTTGTAGACGTGCTTCCATCCCTGTCATATTCACGCGCCACTGCCATAAGTCTCCTTCCGACCACGGTATGCTTGAGGAGTGGTGGTTTGGAGACCTCATCATGGATGGCTCCATAGAGGCTGAGCTCATGACGGCATTGGACCGCAAAG GTGAGGACATGGTGGTAGAGAAGAGTACATACAGCGCATTTCGGAACACAGGTTTGGAAGAGAAGCTGAAAGAGATGGGTGTGGACGAGGTTATAGTGACGGGTGTGATGACTAACTTGTGCTGTGAGACAACGGCGCGCGAGGCCTTTATTAGAGGCTTCAGGGTGTTTTTCTCCACTGATGCAACTGCTACCTCTGATTTGGATCTTCATGAGGCTACATTGAAAAACATGGCTTATGGTTTTGCTTACTTTCTTGACTGTCACAGGCTCAAACATGCCCTTACGggtgaataa
- the LOC11420649 gene encoding nicotinamidase 2 — MSSSVKKSSSSSYEKYEVRKRNPNPQTCALLVIDMQNYFSSMASPILANLNTTITLCRRASIPVIFTRHCHKSPSDHGMLEEWWFGDIIMDGSIEAELMTALDRSGEDMVVEKSTYSAFRNTGLEEKLKEMGVDEVIVTGVMTNLCCETTAREAFIRGFRVFFSTDATATSDLDLHEATLKNMAYGFAYFLDCHRLKHALTGE; from the exons ATGTCTAGTTCTGTTAAAAAATCAAGTTCATCATCATATGAGAAGTACGAGGTAAGGAAAAGAAACCCAAATCCTCAAACATGTGCCCTTTTGGTGATTGATATGCAGAATTACTTCTCTTCCATGGCATCCCCAATTCTTGCCAACCTCAACACCACTATCACCCTCTGTAGACGTGCTTCCATCCCCGTCATATTCACGCGCCATTGTCACAAGTCTCCTTCTGACCATGGTATGCTTGAGGAGTGGTGGTTTGGAGACATCATCATGGATGGCTCCATAGAGGCTGAGCTCATGACGGCGTTGGACCGCAGCG GCGAGGACATGGTGGTGGAGAAGAGTACATACAGCGCATTTCGGAACACAGGTTTGGAAGAGAAGCTGAAAGAGATGGGTGTGGACGAGGTTATAGTGACGGGTGTGATGACTAACTTGTGCTGTGAAACAACGGCGCGCGAGGCCTTTATTAGAGGCTTCAGGGTGTTTTTCTCCACTGATGCAACTGCTACCTCTGATTTGGATCTTCATGAGGCTACATTGAAAAACATGGCTTATGGTTTTGCTTACTTTCTTGACTGTCACAGGCTCAAACATGCTCTTACGGGtgaataa